The Paraburkholderia hospita region GCACCCGCCGCGGCCAGCGACGCCGCAGCGCCCGCCGCAGCCGACACCCAGCAACCCGCAAGCGATGCCGCGCCGCCCGCTTCAAAAGCCGCAAACGAACCGCCCTCACCGCTTGCAAAACAGCTCGCCGGGCCTGCCGCCTCGCGGCATGTGCTCGACCCACCCCAGACGTCCGTCGCGCAGACGGCCGACACGTTACGGAGATGACCATGTACGAAGCCATTGAACGCCACGCGCAACACTTCATGGCGTTGCAGAACGTCGTCACAGCCACCGACGCCGATGCGCGCGTCGCCGAGCTGCGCAAGGCGCTCGAAGAGAGCGCCGAGCAGCTCAATCACGCGGCAGACGGCACGGCCGCCGACCGCGATGCGCGCGCCCGCATCTATCGTGGGCTGGTCGCCGCAAGCCGTATCGTAGGCCAGTTGCGCGAGGACGCGTTGCGCGGCTGACGCGTCGAACGTCATTCATTCGCTTTTTCAACCACCGGTTCGACATACCGTCTGCCGGAACTTTCCAGGAGAGCCACCATGCCCGGTATTGCAACGGCAGCAACATCCGCACTGAGCACTGTCACGAACGGCATCAATTCGAGCAGCGCGACGCAAAGCGCGGAAAACACCATCAACAGCAACGCTCAACAGCAGCTCGAAATCGCGCAAGCGCAATCGAATGCGAGCCTGCTGCAGGCGCTCGGCGAAGCGATGAAGTCGGGTGCGTCGAGCATCCAGAAGGCCGCGCAGGCATCGTAATGCAGGCAGGCTGGCCGCTCGCGCAGCGGCCAGCCGTTTGACGCCTTGCAGGATTCTCCTTTGTTTGAACGGGTATTCGCACCGTGAGTGAAGATCGTTATGCAGAACTCGTCGCATCGCTGTGCGAGGCAGTCGGCTTGCCCGACGTCGAGCACGTGTTGCAGACACATTCGATCGAAGTGGGCGGGCTCGATGTGCGGCTCGACTGCTTCGACGAAGACCCGGACGCGATCTACCTGAGTTTCGACTTCGGCGCGGTGACGGCGGGACGCATCACGACCGTCTACCGGCTCATGCTCGAAGCCAATCTGCTCGTGTATGCGCAAGACCAGGCGCAACTCGGGCTCGATTCCGACTACGGCAATGTCGTGCTGCTGGTGCGCGTGCCATTCGCCGATGCACCGACAGGCGAAACGCTTGCCGATCTCCTCGCCCACTATTCGGAGCATGGCGCGTACTGGAAACAGAGCATTCTCGAAGCCAGCGACGAGCGTTTCGAAGCGATCGTCTCGGGTAACTTCTCGTGGATCCGGGCATGACAACTACGCGGAAAACAGCATCACGCTAGAATGTCTTTCGACACGGCCTGGACATGGACAAGCAATGGATTTACGCACCGACCTGAATTTCTTCAACCTGCTCGCAGGCAGCTATGCGCGTCTGCTGGGCACCGAACTCGTTCCAAAGCATGAGCGCGCCGAAGATGCCGTCGCGTGGCTGTATCACGATGCGCCCTTCGGGCTGCTCGCGCACAATACCGCTGAAGACCCCGTGTTCGTCTACGGAAACCGCCGCGTACAGACGCTGTTCGGCTACGACTGGGACGAAATCACCGCCCTACCGTCGCGCCTTTCCGCCGAAGCGCCGGAACGCAGCGAGCGTCAGGCGTTTCTCGACCAGGTGACGCGCGACGGCTTCGTCACCGGCTATCGCGGCGTACGCATTGCGAAGACGGGCCGCCGCTTCTGGATCGAACGCGCAACCGTGTGGCAACTCATCGACGAGCACGGCAAACTGCATGGCCAGGCCGCGATGATTCCGCATACCACAGCGCTGCCTGAATAAGCTCGCACCCAAAGCAAGCCCCAACTCCCCTCTTCTCTCTAACCGGGTACCCGCGTCCTGGCGCGCGCTGCCCGGTTTTCTCATCTGCTGCGGTCATTTTCGCGTCATCTGCGTCTTGTCGGCGGATGCGTGCGCCAGTAGATTCAAGTGAACATGCCGATGGTATCGGCCGTCATTCCGCGTCCCCAGGCGAAAGCTGGAAATGCATGCTTTCGCCGCCCTCCAGGTTAGCCATGTATCAGTACAACGAGTTTGACAAAGCCTTTCTGCTCAATCGCGCCGCGCAGTTCCGCGACCAGATCGAACGCTGGCAGGACGGCAGATTGAGCGAAGACGCCTTTCGTCCGCTGCGCCTGCAAAACGGCTGGTATGTGCAACGGCATGCGCCGATGCTGCGCGTCGCGGTGCCGTATGGCGAGCTGTCGAGCGCGCAACTGCGTGTGCTCGCGCGCGTGGCGCGGGAATACGACGCGCCCGAAGCGGATGTCTATCGGCAGGCGCTGGATGCGCAGCGCAAGCTCGGCACCGTTCGGCTGCCGACGCATCACGCGCACTTCACGACGCGCACCAACGTGCAGTTCAACTGGATTCCGCTCGCGAAGGCTGCCGATGTAATGGACCTGCTGGCGACCGTCAACATGCACGGCATCCAGACGAGCGGCAACTGCATCCGCAACATTTCCTGCGACGAGCGCGCGGGCGTAGCGCCCGACGAGATCGCGGACCCGCGGCCTTTTGCCGAAATCATGCGCCAATGGACCACGCTGCATCCCGAGTTCGCGTTTTTGCCGCGCAAGTTCAAGATCGCGATCACCGGTGCTCACGATGACCGCGCGGCAACCGACTGGCACGATGTCGGCCTGCGGCTGCGTTACGGCGAGAACGGCGAACTCGGGTTTCGCGTGACGGTCGGCGGCGGCATGGGACGCACGCCCGTCATCGGCACGGTGCTGCGCGAGTTCTTGCCGTGGCAGCACATCATGAACTACATCGAGGCCGTGGTCCGCGTGTACAACCAGTACGGGCGGCGCGACAACAAGTACAAGGCGCGCATCAAGATTCTCGTGAAGGCGGAAGGCCAGAAGTACATCGACGAGGTGGAAGAAGAGTTTCGCCAGATCGTCGAGCATGACGGTGGACCGCATACGATTCCGCGTGCAGAACTCGAGCGCGTCAGCGCGTACTTCGTGCAACCGTCAACCGGCTCTGTTGATAAGCCGTCGGACGCTGGTGCACGCAAGGCGATTCACGATGCGTCCGCGAGCACTCCGCAATTCGCGCGCTGGCTCGAGCGCAACGTCGCGCAGCACAGGAGTCCGGCGCTGCGCATCGTCACGTTGTCGTTCAAGCGCCTGTTGCAAGCACCCGGCGACGCCTCCGCCGATCAGCTCGATCAGGTCGCCAATCTCGTCGACCGCTTCTCGGCCGGCGAAGCGCGTGTCACGCATACACAGAATATCGTGCTGCCCTGGGTGCACGAAAACGATCTGCTCGCACTGTGGGAAACCGCGCGGAGCGTGGGACTCGCAAGCGCCAACGTGCATCTGCTGACGGATATGATCGCGTGCCCCGGCGGCGACTTCTGCGCGCTGGCGAATGCGCGCTCGCTGCCTGTCGCCGAGGCGATCACCGAGCGCTATCAGGACATGGACGAGCTGGAAGACATCGGCGAAGTGGATCTGCACATCA contains the following coding sequences:
- a CDS encoding CesT family type III secretion system chaperone, which codes for MSEDRYAELVASLCEAVGLPDVEHVLQTHSIEVGGLDVRLDCFDEDPDAIYLSFDFGAVTAGRITTVYRLMLEANLLVYAQDQAQLGLDSDYGNVVLLVRVPFADAPTGETLADLLAHYSEHGAYWKQSILEASDERFEAIVSGNFSWIRA
- a CDS encoding MEKHLA domain-containing protein yields the protein MDLRTDLNFFNLLAGSYARLLGTELVPKHERAEDAVAWLYHDAPFGLLAHNTAEDPVFVYGNRRVQTLFGYDWDEITALPSRLSAEAPERSERQAFLDQVTRDGFVTGYRGVRIAKTGRRFWIERATVWQLIDEHGKLHGQAAMIPHTTALPE
- a CDS encoding nitrite/sulfite reductase; amino-acid sequence: MYQYNEFDKAFLLNRAAQFRDQIERWQDGRLSEDAFRPLRLQNGWYVQRHAPMLRVAVPYGELSSAQLRVLARVAREYDAPEADVYRQALDAQRKLGTVRLPTHHAHFTTRTNVQFNWIPLAKAADVMDLLATVNMHGIQTSGNCIRNISCDERAGVAPDEIADPRPFAEIMRQWTTLHPEFAFLPRKFKIAITGAHDDRAATDWHDVGLRLRYGENGELGFRVTVGGGMGRTPVIGTVLREFLPWQHIMNYIEAVVRVYNQYGRRDNKYKARIKILVKAEGQKYIDEVEEEFRQIVEHDGGPHTIPRAELERVSAYFVQPSTGSVDKPSDAGARKAIHDASASTPQFARWLERNVAQHRSPALRIVTLSFKRLLQAPGDASADQLDQVANLVDRFSAGEARVTHTQNIVLPWVHENDLLALWETARSVGLASANVHLLTDMIACPGGDFCALANARSLPVAEAITERYQDMDELEDIGEVDLHISGCINSCGHHHSGHIGILGVDKDGAEWYQVTLGGSDGSHASGAAQPGKVIGPSFSAHEVPDVIEAVLRAYVEQRTDAGPRRESFIETVRRIGLDPFKAAANTARAPMEVSA
- a CDS encoding type III secretion protein, with protein sequence MYEAIERHAQHFMALQNVVTATDADARVAELRKALEESAEQLNHAADGTAADRDARARIYRGLVAASRIVGQLREDALRG